A DNA window from Castanea sativa cultivar Marrone di Chiusa Pesio chromosome 7, ASM4071231v1 contains the following coding sequences:
- the LOC142642784 gene encoding uncharacterized protein LOC142642784 isoform X2, translating into MVRGRTETGVEKYFSNNTREFQFGGPSVGAQGMGSHTQPVVEFSHGCAGDLVGSIRGAEQAREAIRDAHWDESGWIIQERMLVDFRGIATAHLGNHPTLKLIQIMALVRRCDVLLNCREDILNILEYMMIWKPDWMASKDLLRRMGWSMVEAAAMNANPSKIKVPLGQFVKMNVLLRNCREALNPDFKRRIFEMAINHRPAILVVTETRVGGDRAAIIIDGLHFDGFVTIETIGYAGVSGFSGSQRKWRSFLYLIQNRKYTLRLRYNGFYLALGCQVGHKCKFFQWCDDEICVDIEAEAIDFNP; encoded by the exons ATGGTTCGAGGAAGAACTGAAACAGGcgtggaaaaatatttttccaataaCACCAGAGAGTTTCAGTTTGGGGGACCTTCTGTTGGAGCACAAGGCATGGGCTCTCACACCCAACCCGTGGTGGAGTTTTCTCACGGATGTGCCGGGGATCTCGTTGGAAGCATCAGAGGAGCTGAGCAGGCAAGGGAGGCCATCCGTGATGCCCACTGGGACGAATCCGGCTGGATCATTCAAGAAAGGATGCTGGTGGATTTCAGGGGTATAGCGACGGCACACTTGGGAAATCACCCAACTCTGAAACTAATCCAGATTATGGCTCTGGTGAGGAGATGCGATGTGCTTCTGAATTGCAGAGAGGACATTCTAAACATTCTGGAATACATGATGATTTGGAAGCCAGACTGGATGGCATCCAAAGACCTATTGAGAAGAATGGGGTGGAGTATGGTGGAAGCGGCAGCAATGAATGCTAATCCATCGAAGATCAAGGTGCCGTTGGGTCAATTTGTTAAAATGAATGTGTTACTCCGTAATTGCAGAGAGGCTTTAAACCCGGATTTCAAAAGAAGGATTTTTGAAATGGCAATCAATCATCGACCTGCTATTTTAGTAGTGACTGAAACGAGAGTGGGCGGAGACAGAGCAGCAATAATTATTGATGGGCTGCATTTTGATGGGTTTGTTACAATAGAGACTATTGGCTATGCTGGAGTCTCTGGATTCTCTGGAAGCCAGAGGAAGTGGAGGTCATTCCTCTATCTCATACAGAACAGGAAGTACACGCTACGGTTAAG ATATAATGGGTTTTATCTGGCTCTTGGGTGTCAGGTTGGACACAAGTGTAAATTTTTTCAGTGGTGTGATGATGAAATCTGTGTTGATATCGAAGCAGAGGCAATAGATTTTAACCCTTGA
- the LOC142642784 gene encoding uncharacterized protein LOC142642784 isoform X3, translating into MVRGRTETGVEKYFSNNTREFQFGGPSVGAQGMGSHTQPVVEFSHGCAGDLVGSIRGAEQAREAIRDAHWDESGWIIQERMLVDFRGIATAHLGNHPTLKLIQIMALVRRCDVLLNCREDILNILEYMMIWKPDWMASKDLLRRMGWSMVEAAAMNANPSKIKVPLGQFVKMNVLLRNCREALNPDFKRRIFEMAINHRPAILVVTETRVGGDRAAIIIDGLHFDGFVTIETIGYAGVSGFSGSQRKWRSFLYLIQNRKYTLRLRLDTSVNFFSGVMMKSVLISKQRQ; encoded by the exons ATGGTTCGAGGAAGAACTGAAACAGGcgtggaaaaatatttttccaataaCACCAGAGAGTTTCAGTTTGGGGGACCTTCTGTTGGAGCACAAGGCATGGGCTCTCACACCCAACCCGTGGTGGAGTTTTCTCACGGATGTGCCGGGGATCTCGTTGGAAGCATCAGAGGAGCTGAGCAGGCAAGGGAGGCCATCCGTGATGCCCACTGGGACGAATCCGGCTGGATCATTCAAGAAAGGATGCTGGTGGATTTCAGGGGTATAGCGACGGCACACTTGGGAAATCACCCAACTCTGAAACTAATCCAGATTATGGCTCTGGTGAGGAGATGCGATGTGCTTCTGAATTGCAGAGAGGACATTCTAAACATTCTGGAATACATGATGATTTGGAAGCCAGACTGGATGGCATCCAAAGACCTATTGAGAAGAATGGGGTGGAGTATGGTGGAAGCGGCAGCAATGAATGCTAATCCATCGAAGATCAAGGTGCCGTTGGGTCAATTTGTTAAAATGAATGTGTTACTCCGTAATTGCAGAGAGGCTTTAAACCCGGATTTCAAAAGAAGGATTTTTGAAATGGCAATCAATCATCGACCTGCTATTTTAGTAGTGACTGAAACGAGAGTGGGCGGAGACAGAGCAGCAATAATTATTGATGGGCTGCATTTTGATGGGTTTGTTACAATAGAGACTATTGGCTATGCTGGAGTCTCTGGATTCTCTGGAAGCCAGAGGAAGTGGAGGTCATTCCTCTATCTCATACAGAACAGGAAGTACACGCTACGGTTAAG GTTGGACACAAGTGTAAATTTTTTCAGTGGTGTGATGATGAAATCTGTGTTGATATCGAAGCAGAGGCAATAG
- the LOC142642784 gene encoding uncharacterized protein LOC142642784 isoform X1: MVRGRTETGVEKYFSNNTREFQFGGPSVGAQGMGSHTQPVVEFSHGCAGDLVGSIRGAEQAREAIRDAHWDESGWIIQERMLVDFRGIATAHLGNHPTLKLIQIMALVRRCDVLLNCREDILNILEYMMIWKPDWMASKDLLRRMGWSMVEAAAMNANPSKIKVPLGQFVKMNVLLRNCREALNPDFKRRIFEMAINHRPAILVVTETRVGGDRAAIIIDGLHFDGFVTIETIGYAGVSGFSGSQRKWRSFLYLIQNRKYTLRLSPGRHKLNTDGASLGKPGKARGGGLIRNIDGVWLRGYSRSIEFTTSVMAELWSLRDWLSLTIQLGIRNLEVELDAKVIVEMLKNADSSNKTFSSLLLDCKSLMASLTQVRVAHVFREANRCADFLAKNGCYLREDFDVSPSNELDNLLVFDRNGMYCYRQVASTLAFVANL, encoded by the exons ATGGTTCGAGGAAGAACTGAAACAGGcgtggaaaaatatttttccaataaCACCAGAGAGTTTCAGTTTGGGGGACCTTCTGTTGGAGCACAAGGCATGGGCTCTCACACCCAACCCGTGGTGGAGTTTTCTCACGGATGTGCCGGGGATCTCGTTGGAAGCATCAGAGGAGCTGAGCAGGCAAGGGAGGCCATCCGTGATGCCCACTGGGACGAATCCGGCTGGATCATTCAAGAAAGGATGCTGGTGGATTTCAGGGGTATAGCGACGGCACACTTGGGAAATCACCCAACTCTGAAACTAATCCAGATTATGGCTCTGGTGAGGAGATGCGATGTGCTTCTGAATTGCAGAGAGGACATTCTAAACATTCTGGAATACATGATGATTTGGAAGCCAGACTGGATGGCATCCAAAGACCTATTGAGAAGAATGGGGTGGAGTATGGTGGAAGCGGCAGCAATGAATGCTAATCCATCGAAGATCAAGGTGCCGTTGGGTCAATTTGTTAAAATGAATGTGTTACTCCGTAATTGCAGAGAGGCTTTAAACCCGGATTTCAAAAGAAGGATTTTTGAAATGGCAATCAATCATCGACCTGCTATTTTAGTAGTGACTGAAACGAGAGTGGGCGGAGACAGAGCAGCAATAATTATTGATGGGCTGCATTTTGATGGGTTTGTTACAATAGAGACTATTGGCTATGCTGGAGTCTCTGGATTCTCTGGAAGCCAGAGGAAGTGGAGGTCATTCCTCTATCTCATACAGAACAGGAAGTACACGCTACGGTTAAG TCCAGGTAGGCACAAGCTCAACACAGATGGAGCCTCACTTGGAAAACCAGGTAAAGCTAGGGGTGGAGGATTAATTAGAAATATTGATGGGGTGTGGCTTAGAGGGTACTCAAGATCAATTGAGTTCACTACAAGTGTTATGGCTGAATTGTGGTCCTTGAGGGATTGGCTATCTCTTACCATTCAGTTGGGAATTAGAAACTTGGAAGTGGAGCTTGATGCCAAGGTAATTGTGGAGATGTTAAAGAATGCTGACAGCTCTAACAAAACCTTTTCTTCATTGCTCCTCGACTGCAAATCACTCATGGCAAGTCTCACACAGGTTCGGGTAGCTCATGTGTTTAGAGAGGCGAACAGGTGTGCGGACTTTTTGGCAAAGAATGGGTGCTACTTAAGGGAGGATTTTGATGTTTCCCCCTCTAATGAATTAGATAATCTACTTGTATTTGATAGGAATGGGATGTACTGTTATAGGCAGGTAGCCTCAACTTTGGCCTTTGTGGCCAatttgtaa